Proteins from one Telopea speciosissima isolate NSW1024214 ecotype Mountain lineage chromosome 1, Tspe_v1, whole genome shotgun sequence genomic window:
- the LOC122648360 gene encoding uncharacterized protein LOC122648360, translating into MRHGDRVDNSEPMWIATARRPWDPPLAESGRIRAFCTGRKLRERLDFPIHRVFVSPFLRCIQTASEVISALCAVEDNNIEMTSENVPIDPSKLKVSFEYGLCEVLSSEAISSDLTPKDGNWDFDISKLEEMLPAGTVDHSAERVYQELPKWEESLMDARARYRQVIQTLADKYPHENLLFVTHGEGVGIAVSSFMKDVTVYEVEYCGYAHTRRAITFKDEQTFTSCKFEVSTMGSESGISYCPTSALAMDV; encoded by the exons ATGAGACATGGCGATCGAGTGGACAACTCGGAGCCCATGTGGATCGCCACGGCAAGGCGTCCATGGGATCCTCCATTGGCTGAAAGCGGAAGGATCAGAGCCTTCTGTACAGGAAGAAAACTCAGGGAACGGCTCGATTTTCCTATCCACAGAGTGTTTGTTTCCCCTTTCCTCCGTTGTATACAGACCGCTTCCGAGGTCATCTCTGCACTTTGCGCTGTCGAAGATAACAATATCGAGATGACCAGCGAAAATGTTCCCATCGATCCCTCCAAGCTCAAG GTCTCTTTTGAGTATGGCTTATGTGAGGTATTAAGTAGTGAAGCTATAAGTTCTGATTTGACTCCTAAAGATGGCAACTGGGATTTCGATATCTCAAAACTTGAGGAAATGCTACCAGCTGGGACTGTGGATCACTCTGCAGAACGTGTGTACCAAGAG TTGCCAAAGTGGGAGGAGTCTTTGATGGATGCAAGGGCTCGATATAGACAGGTCATCCAAACACTTGCAGATAAATATCCCCATGAAAACTTGTTGTTTGTCACACATG GGGAAGGAGTTGGCATTGCAGTCTCTTCATTCATGAAGGACGTAACCGTGTATGAAGTGGAATATTGCGGATATGCACACACACGAAGAGCAATAACCTTTAAAGATGAGCAGACATTTACTTCCTGCAAATTTGAGGTATCTACAATGGGCAGTGAATCTGGTATCAGCTACTGTCCTACGAGTGCGTTGGCCATGGATGTATGA